Part of the Mycobacteriales bacterium genome, CACTCCGGCGCAGCGGGAGACGCGAGCCGGCTGATCAGCCCAGGGCAGGCACCGGCTCCGGCAAGGGATACGGCTGCTCACCGCCGCCGTCGAGGTCCGGCCGGCTCTCGCCCGGGCGCCGGATCAGCGACACGACGACGACGAAAGCCACCGCGAGGATCCCGACGTTGACGGCGAACGCGCTGGTGAAGCCGTGCACGACTGCAGCAGGTGACAGGCCGCCGTGACCGACGGCGTACGACGCGGTCGCGCTGGTAGCGATCGTGTTCAGGAACGCGACTCCGAGCGAACCGCCGACCTGCTGCATCGTGTTGACCAGCGCCGATGCGGCGCCCGCATCGTGGTTCGGCACCCCGAGCAGGGCGGTCGACGACAACGGCACGAAGACGTGGCCCATGCCGAGACTGACGAGCAGCTCGGCCGGCACGACGTGCACGGCGTAGGACGACTCCGGCGACAGCTGCGTCAGCCACAGCATGCCGAGGGCGGCCGCCGCGAACCCGATCGAGGCGAGCACCCGCGGTCCGAACCTCGGAAGCGTGCGAGACGCGATCGTCGAGGAGGCGATGATCCCGGCCGGGAACGGCAGGAAGGCGATACCGGCCTTGAGCGCGGAGTAGTGCAGCACCTCCTGGAAATAGTAGGTCAGGAACAGGAACGTGCCGAACAGCGCGAGGGTGGACAGCAGGAACGCGGCGTAGGAGCCGCCGCGGTTGCGGTCGAGCACGACACGCAACGGCAGCATCGGGTTGGCCGCCCGGCGCTCCCACGCGACGAAACCGACGAGCAGCGCGACCGCGACGGCGACCAGCGTCAGGGTGAACGCTGCCGTCCACCCGTGCAGGGACGCCTCGGTGAACCCGTAGACGAGCAGGGCGAGACCGGAGGTGGCGACGAGCGCGCCGGGTAGGTCGAAGTGGCGGTCACCCTCGACGCGGC contains:
- a CDS encoding MFS transporter, with translation MSAPTLDRAAATRAPAPRDRRWLALGVIGLAQLMIILDASIVNIALPHAQQALHISDASRQWALTSYTLTFGGLLLLGGRVADYLGRKRTFLIGLFGFAAASAFGGLAQSPAWLFSARAVQGVFAAVLAPAVLSLVTTTFTEAHERAKAFAVYGAISGAGGALGLIAGGALTQYLSWRWTLLVNTPIAIAVACAAIPLVKESRVEGDRHFDLPGALVATSGLALLVYGFTEASLHGWTAAFTLTLVAVAVALLVGFVAWERRAANPMLPLRVVLDRNRGGSYAAFLLSTLALFGTFLFLTYYFQEVLHYSALKAGIAFLPFPAGIIASSTIASRTLPRFGPRVLASIGFAAAALGMLWLTQLSPESSYAVHVVPAELLVSLGMGHVFVPLSSTALLGVPNHDAGAASALVNTMQQVGGSLGVAFLNTIATSATASYAVGHGGLSPAAVVHGFTSAFAVNVGILAVAFVVVVSLIRRPGESRPDLDGGGEQPYPLPEPVPALG